The Pasteurella multocida genome contains a region encoding:
- a CDS encoding TRAP transporter large permease has protein sequence MMSGLEMGIVGFFILLTLLLIRIHISIAMFLAAAGLYAYLGQGDLNALMYTLNGLAYARLSNYDLAVVPLFIFMGQLASHGGMSKALFQAASSFIGHWRGGLAMASVGSCAAFGAICGSSLATAATMGQVAIPELKKRRYSGELSTATLAAGGTLGILIPPSVPLIIYAVLTQESIGKLFVAAIIPGILALLGYVFVIKVLVSLHPEAGPTSEKVPFLQALKSQVKVLPIFIVFAVVIISIYGGWANPTEAASIGAASCGIISWLSGGLTWKGLVDSILQTAMASAMIFMVLIGADLLNSALALTQMPAQLANWVVEQQYAPLLVLFCILMIYLVLGCVMDSLAMILLTIPIFYPIILGLDFWGLSAQDKTIWFGIVALMVVEIGLITPPVGMNLFIINKMDKDTPLLATSKWVLPFIASDLIRIAVIACVPGIALWLVHLF, from the coding sequence ATGATGAGTGGCTTAGAAATGGGTATTGTGGGTTTTTTTATCTTACTGACCCTCTTATTAATTCGAATTCATATTAGTATCGCGATGTTTTTAGCGGCAGCTGGGTTGTACGCCTATTTAGGTCAAGGGGATCTGAATGCCTTGATGTACACCTTAAACGGTTTAGCCTATGCGCGTTTGTCTAATTACGACTTAGCGGTTGTTCCTTTATTTATCTTTATGGGACAACTTGCTTCACATGGTGGGATGTCGAAAGCCTTATTCCAAGCAGCGAGTAGCTTTATTGGTCACTGGCGAGGTGGTCTCGCTATGGCTTCTGTTGGCAGTTGTGCCGCTTTTGGGGCGATTTGTGGTTCATCTTTAGCTACCGCAGCAACCATGGGACAAGTTGCTATTCCCGAATTGAAAAAACGCCGTTATTCCGGTGAATTAAGTACAGCAACTTTAGCTGCGGGCGGCACACTCGGGATTTTAATTCCACCTTCCGTACCGCTTATTATTTATGCGGTACTAACACAAGAATCCATTGGGAAACTGTTCGTGGCGGCGATTATCCCGGGAATTTTAGCGCTGTTAGGCTATGTGTTTGTGATCAAGGTGTTAGTCAGTTTACACCCTGAGGCTGGTCCAACGTCGGAAAAAGTCCCCTTTTTACAAGCCTTAAAATCACAAGTCAAAGTATTACCAATTTTCATCGTGTTTGCGGTGGTGATTATCAGTATTTATGGTGGCTGGGCAAATCCAACTGAAGCCGCCTCTATTGGCGCTGCCTCTTGTGGCATTATTTCTTGGCTTTCTGGTGGGTTAACTTGGAAAGGGTTAGTTGACAGTATCTTACAGACCGCCATGGCAAGTGCGATGATTTTTATGGTGTTGATCGGCGCGGATTTATTGAACTCTGCGTTAGCCCTTACTCAGATGCCAGCCCAATTGGCAAATTGGGTGGTTGAACAGCAATATGCGCCGTTGTTGGTGTTGTTTTGTATCTTAATGATCTATTTAGTTTTGGGTTGTGTCATGGACTCCCTTGCCATGATCTTGTTAACCATTCCGATTTTTTATCCGATTATTCTCGGTTTAGATTTCTGGGGGCTGTCAGCACAAGATAAAACCATTTGGTTTGGCATTGTGGCATTGATGGTGGTGGAAATTGGCTTAATCACCCCACCTGTCGGCATGAACTTATTTATTATCAATAAGATGGATAAAGACACCCCATTATTAGCTACATCAAAATGGGTGCTGCCATTTATTGCCTCTGATCTTATTCGTATTGCTGTGATTGCCTGTGTTCCGGGCATTGCGCTGTGGCTCGTCCATTTATTTTAA
- a CDS encoding TRAP transporter substrate-binding protein, translating into MKTRQLLLTLTLAASASAMANDKVVLKIGHFLPALSTMHNDVLVPWCQDLNTESKGRIECQLYPSNQLGGTAGQLIDQVRNGVADIVWTAPGYSPGRFKIIEALETPFLLPNVRVGNKVAWEFFEKYAKDTEFKQFKVLSIQSDGGVTFHSNKPLNEVEDLKNNKLRTPTRLASQVIQALGGAAISIAPSQVAESISKGVVDGAMGAWEVVPPTKLDEVTKYHVMPAAGEPFPTVTVLALVMNQKKYDSLPADLKAILDKHSGPALLERITVAWEKTEDNARKKVLANGGVITEFGPKHTAKMKAMTDSLTKDWIESMKKQGKNGQQLIDDLREMVKKHQ; encoded by the coding sequence ATGAAGACACGTCAACTCTTACTCACTTTAACTTTAGCGGCTTCTGCCTCAGCCATGGCAAATGACAAAGTCGTATTAAAAATAGGTCATTTCTTACCCGCACTTTCAACCATGCACAATGATGTGTTAGTCCCTTGGTGTCAGGATCTGAATACGGAATCAAAAGGTCGTATCGAATGTCAATTATATCCTTCAAATCAACTCGGTGGGACTGCAGGTCAATTGATTGATCAGGTGCGTAACGGGGTGGCGGATATTGTGTGGACTGCACCGGGTTATTCGCCGGGTCGGTTCAAAATCATTGAGGCGTTAGAAACCCCATTCTTATTACCGAATGTACGTGTGGGCAACAAAGTGGCGTGGGAGTTTTTTGAAAAATACGCCAAAGATACCGAATTTAAGCAATTTAAAGTGCTGTCTATTCAAAGTGATGGAGGGGTGACTTTCCATTCGAATAAGCCTTTAAATGAAGTTGAGGATTTAAAAAATAACAAATTACGTACCCCAACGCGTTTAGCCTCCCAAGTGATTCAAGCCTTAGGTGGTGCAGCGATTTCTATTGCCCCTTCACAAGTGGCTGAAAGTATTTCAAAAGGTGTCGTCGATGGTGCGATGGGGGCGTGGGAAGTAGTGCCACCAACTAAATTAGATGAAGTGACGAAATATCATGTGATGCCTGCGGCGGGTGAGCCTTTCCCAACCGTAACCGTACTTGCTTTAGTGATGAATCAGAAAAAATACGATTCATTACCTGCCGATTTAAAAGCGATTCTTGATAAACATTCTGGTCCCGCTTTACTTGAACGTATTACGGTGGCATGGGAAAAAACCGAAGACAATGCGCGTAAAAAAGTGCTTGCCAATGGTGGTGTGATTACTGAGTTTGGTCCAAAACATACAGCAAAAATGAAAGCCATGACGGATTCATTAACCAAAGATTGGATCGAAAGCATGAAGAAACAAGGTAAAAACGGTCAGCAATTAATTGATGATTTACGTGAAATGGTGAAAAAACACCAATAA
- a CDS encoding fumarylacetoacetate hydrolase family protein: MSVSLAKQITQLNTAHKPTVFVIALNSTQLLQRCQAQFEQAPYQALPKTPVIYVLPEATHNRSGANVSLPAGKKQLRIEPHLAVVFGRDTSRVCVEQAMHYVSGYLPVALYSLPHDSYYRPDIEGRCQEGFCVLGQEVLKSAVKNPTELTVNVAINGAVKKHYVHLAMKHSIPELISFLSQFIAFKAGDILLTGTEDMPLLVGAGDQVSVEFAQLGCLTNTVTE; this comes from the coding sequence ATGTCTGTCTCTTTAGCTAAACAGATTACCCAACTCAATACTGCGCATAAACCTACGGTGTTTGTCATTGCGTTGAACTCAACCCAATTATTGCAACGTTGCCAAGCTCAGTTTGAACAAGCGCCTTATCAAGCGCTACCGAAAACCCCAGTTATCTATGTGTTGCCGGAAGCGACACATAATCGCAGTGGGGCGAACGTGTCGCTCCCTGCGGGGAAAAAACAGCTCAGAATTGAACCGCACTTGGCGGTAGTGTTTGGTCGAGATACCTCACGAGTTTGTGTGGAACAGGCGATGCACTACGTATCCGGGTATTTGCCGGTAGCACTGTATTCTTTACCCCATGACAGCTATTACCGTCCCGATATTGAGGGGCGTTGCCAAGAGGGCTTCTGTGTTTTAGGGCAAGAAGTGTTAAAAAGTGCGGTGAAAAATCCCACAGAATTGACGGTGAATGTTGCGATTAATGGTGCGGTGAAAAAGCACTATGTGCATTTAGCCATGAAACATTCGATTCCTGAGTTGATCAGTTTTTTAAGTCAATTTATTGCTTTTAAAGCGGGCGATATTTTGCTGACCGGCACAGAGGATATGCCACTCCTTGTGGGCGCTGGCGATCAGGTATCCGTTGAGTTTGCTCAACTGGGTTGTTTAACCAATACGGTAACTGAATGA
- a CDS encoding TRAP transporter small permease: MSGSTQAVMMPENVRKSAIGMGLYQVSKGMAIVGGFLFIALIVMSCYSLVGRKLGNGGVLGDIEIMQMGCAVAASLFLPFCTLMSEHLKVDFFTAKCPPVLRNKMDALADLLLGLVSFLLVWRIALQSETLKEYEEVTALLSFPTWIPNAAIMLGFIVMGLCAFFHFYIHLTSKD; encoded by the coding sequence ATGAGCGGATCAACTCAAGCTGTCATGATGCCAGAAAACGTCAGGAAGAGTGCGATTGGCATGGGGTTATATCAGGTGTCAAAAGGCATGGCGATTGTGGGTGGGTTTTTATTCATCGCTTTGATCGTGATGTCGTGCTATTCCTTAGTGGGACGTAAATTAGGTAATGGCGGTGTTCTTGGTGATATTGAAATCATGCAAATGGGATGTGCGGTCGCCGCCTCCCTTTTCCTCCCGTTTTGTACCCTGATGTCAGAGCACTTAAAAGTGGATTTTTTTACTGCAAAATGTCCGCCTGTATTACGCAATAAGATGGATGCACTTGCTGATTTATTGCTTGGTTTGGTGTCCTTTTTATTAGTTTGGCGCATTGCCTTACAAAGTGAGACGTTAAAAGAATATGAAGAAGTGACGGCCTTGCTTTCTTTTCCAACATGGATACCCAATGCCGCCATCATGTTGGGTTTTATTGTGATGGGACTGTGTGCTTTTTTCCATTTTTATATCCATTTAACTTCAAAGGATTAA
- the hpaA gene encoding 4-hydroxyphenylacetate catabolism regulatory protein HpaA, with the protein MRDQSFETQNINIEKTYGGQESSSIIHYETFDNLALFYGRKSLVHFHDRFYQVHYLTEGSIALQLDAHEYRLYAPCFFITPPSIPHGFYTDLDTHGHVLTIPQEFVWQLLESLKRDINYFYPMCIELSPQEEAQQIFKFEYLFNLLAGEYRQHTDEKQTALRLSAKLILLEIYRLSKSNEKKYSPRNNELYLFNQFNFLIEDNFKNNWRINDYLDRLCISESKLNAICQHFSATSPKRLIIERQIQEAKRKLLFTQHSIYQIAYDLGFKDPAYFSRFFQKETQLSPKAFRDQDHISSNPS; encoded by the coding sequence ATGCGAGATCAGTCCTTTGAAACACAAAATATTAATATTGAAAAAACCTATGGTGGACAAGAAAGCAGTAGCATCATCCACTATGAAACCTTTGATAATCTTGCCTTATTTTATGGACGGAAATCGTTGGTGCATTTTCATGATCGCTTTTATCAAGTGCACTATTTAACTGAAGGAAGCATTGCATTACAGTTAGATGCACATGAATATCGCCTGTATGCCCCTTGTTTTTTTATTACTCCGCCTTCTATTCCTCATGGCTTTTACACCGATTTAGATACGCATGGGCACGTTTTAACCATTCCACAAGAGTTTGTTTGGCAGTTATTAGAATCGTTAAAACGCGATATCAATTATTTTTATCCCATGTGTATTGAATTATCTCCGCAAGAGGAAGCACAGCAAATTTTTAAATTTGAATATTTATTTAATTTATTGGCGGGAGAGTACCGTCAACATACGGACGAAAAACAGACCGCACTGCGTTTAAGTGCGAAATTAATTTTATTAGAGATTTATCGTTTGTCGAAAAGCAATGAGAAAAAGTACAGTCCGCGTAACAACGAGCTGTATTTATTTAATCAGTTTAACTTCCTCATAGAAGATAATTTCAAAAATAATTGGCGCATTAATGATTATTTAGATCGCTTATGCATTAGCGAAAGTAAATTAAATGCCATTTGTCAGCATTTCTCAGCTACCTCACCAAAACGTCTTATCATTGAGCGCCAAATTCAAGAAGCGAAACGGAAGCTATTATTTACTCAGCATTCGATCTATCAAATCGCCTATGATCTCGGGTTTAAAGATCCTGCCTATTTCTCGCGTTTTTTCCAAAAAGAAACGCAATTGTCACCAAAAGCATTTCGCGATCAAGATCACATATCTTCGAATCCATCGTGA
- the hpaB gene encoding 4-hydroxyphenylacetate 3-monooxygenase, oxygenase component, with the protein MTQAEKKQHKLPDDYRKEKNRPFTGEEYLASLRDGRKVYIYGELVDDVTTHPAFRNAAASVAKLYDALHDPATKDELCWETDTGNGGYTHKFFRYARTAEELKAQRDAIAAWSRFSYGWMGRTPDYKAAFGSALGANPEFYGKFADNARNWYKRIQESCLYFNHAIVNPPIDRNKPIDQVKDIYVKIEEERADGIVVSGAKVVATNSALTHYNFIGFGSAQIIGDNDDFALMFIAPMDAEGVKLICRHSYELAAGATGSPFDFPLSTRFDENDAILVLDSVFIPWENILIYRDLERCRTWAQYAGFATLFPMQACTRLAVKLDFITGLLHKALQCTGVIEFRGVAAQMGEVMMYRNLFWTLTDAMAGSSYQWKNGCQMPSAQAIQTYRVMAPMAYHTVKKIIEQTVTSGLIYLPSHIRDFNNPEIDQYLEKYVRGSNNIEYRDRIKILKLLWDAIGTEFGGRHELYEINYAGSQEEVRLQVLGQSTGNGTLQRCFDLVDKCLADYDEKGWKVPHLNNSEDINILHNLNRFSK; encoded by the coding sequence ATGACGCAAGCAGAAAAAAAACAGCACAAATTACCGGATGATTACCGTAAAGAAAAAAATCGTCCATTCACCGGTGAAGAATATTTAGCAAGTTTAAGAGATGGGCGCAAAGTCTATATTTATGGTGAGTTAGTCGATGACGTGACAACCCACCCTGCATTTCGTAATGCCGCCGCCTCTGTAGCAAAACTCTACGATGCGTTACATGATCCAGCAACCAAAGACGAATTGTGTTGGGAAACAGATACTGGCAATGGTGGTTATACCCATAAATTCTTCCGTTATGCCCGTACCGCAGAAGAACTCAAAGCACAACGCGATGCTATCGCAGCTTGGTCACGTTTTAGCTATGGCTGGATGGGGCGTACTCCAGACTATAAAGCGGCATTTGGTAGCGCGTTAGGCGCCAATCCAGAATTTTACGGTAAGTTCGCCGATAATGCGCGCAATTGGTATAAACGTATCCAAGAATCTTGCCTCTATTTCAACCACGCTATCGTTAATCCACCGATTGACCGTAACAAACCGATTGATCAAGTTAAAGATATCTATGTGAAAATCGAAGAAGAACGTGCCGATGGGATTGTGGTCAGTGGGGCGAAAGTGGTGGCGACTAACTCAGCACTAACTCACTATAACTTTATTGGATTTGGTTCCGCACAAATTATTGGTGATAACGACGACTTTGCCTTGATGTTTATTGCACCCATGGATGCAGAAGGTGTCAAACTCATTTGCCGTCACTCTTATGAACTTGCCGCAGGCGCGACCGGTTCACCGTTTGACTTCCCACTTTCTACTCGTTTCGATGAAAACGATGCCATTTTGGTGTTAGACAGCGTCTTTATTCCTTGGGAAAACATTTTAATCTATCGTGATCTAGAGCGTTGTCGTACTTGGGCACAATATGCCGGCTTTGCAACGCTTTTCCCAATGCAAGCCTGTACCCGTTTAGCGGTGAAATTAGATTTCATTACAGGTTTATTACATAAAGCATTACAATGTACCGGCGTGATTGAATTCCGTGGCGTCGCGGCACAAATGGGCGAAGTGATGATGTATCGCAACCTCTTTTGGACACTTACTGATGCCATGGCGGGATCTTCTTATCAATGGAAAAATGGTTGCCAAATGCCAAGTGCACAAGCAATCCAAACCTATCGCGTGATGGCACCAATGGCCTACCATACGGTGAAAAAAATCATTGAACAAACGGTAACAAGTGGGTTAATTTATTTGCCTTCACATATTCGCGATTTCAATAACCCTGAAATCGACCAATATTTAGAAAAATACGTGCGTGGTTCAAACAATATTGAATACCGTGATCGGATCAAAATTTTAAAACTTCTGTGGGATGCCATTGGCACGGAGTTCGGTGGTCGTCACGAACTTTACGAAATCAACTACGCCGGTAGCCAAGAAGAAGTGCGTTTACAAGTACTCGGGCAATCCACCGGTAACGGTACATTACAGCGTTGTTTCGATTTAGTGGATAAATGCTTGGCTGACTATGATGAAAAAGGTTGGAAAGTGCCACATCTGAATAACTCAGAAGATATTAATATTTTGCATAACCTCAACCGTTTTTCAAAATAA